The genomic DNA CATTGACGCATGAAATTCTGGCAACGGAACTGGCGCGGGACGTTGCCCGCAAGATGGGGCGCGGGAAATGACTCAGAAAAATCGCTTGCAAGGGGGCTTGGTCGACCGCTCGAAAAAGCTGCGTTTTACCTTCGATGGGAAGTCATACGAAGGCTATCAGGGCGACACGCTGGCCTCGGCTCTTCTTGCCAATGACGTGCGGCTGGTTGGCCGTTCCTTCAAGTATCACCGTCCGCGCGGCGTTCTGGCTGCGGGTTCGGAAGAACCCAACGCGCTTGTCGAATTGCGGACGGGCAACAGGCAGGAACCGAACACGCGCGCGACGACGATCGAACTGTTTGACGGGCTTGAGGCGAAATCGCAGAACCGCTGGCCCTCATTGGCGTTTGATGCGATGTCGATCAACGACCGGTTGTCGCCGTTTCTGACGGCAGGGTTCTATTACAAGACCTTTATGTGGCCCAAAGCGTTCTGGGAAAAGCTGTACGAGCCAATGATCCGCAAGGCCGCGGGTTTGGGCAGTCTGTCACAAGAAGACGATCCGGACATCTACGACAAAGGTTACCTGCATTGCGATGTGCTTGTGATCGGGGCGGGTCCATCGGGATTGATCGCCGCATTGACGGCAGCCCGGTCCGGGGCACGAGTCATTCTGGCGGACGAAGACAGCCAGATGGGCGGTCGCTTGTTGGCCGACAGTGACCGGTTCGAGGGTGTATCGAATGCCGATTGGGTTGCCCAGACGTTGGGCGAGCTAGCGTCGATGGACAATGTCCGCCTGCTGACGCGTACGACTGTGTTTGGCGTGTACGATCATGGCATTTTTGGTGCGCTCGAGCGCGTGTCAGATCACCTCGCGGTGCCCGAAGCGGGCAAGCCGCGGCAGATTCTGTGGCGCGTTTACGCGAAGCGTTCGGTATTGTGTGCCGGGGCGACGGAACGGCCCATCGCCTTCGCCAACAATGATCGACCGGGCATCATGCTGGCAGGTGCGATGCGCGAATATGCAAACCGTTGGGCGGTGACACCGGGTCAGCGCGTTGCGATCTTCACCAACAACGACGAAGGCCACTTTGCCGCGCAAGACTTGATCCGCGCAGGGGTAAAAGTTGTCGCTGTGATCGACCCTCGTCATGACGTGCAACGCATTGCCGAGTGTGAATTGCTGGCGGGCGCGCAGGTCACGGATGCGCAGGGTCGTCTAGGGTTGAAAATGATCACTGTTAAATTGTCCGACGGTCAGACCCGACCGATTGAGGTAAGCGGGCTGGGTGTCTCGGGTGGGTGGAACCCGAATGTGCAACTGACGTGTCACCAACGCGGTCGTCCGCAATGGTCAGACACGCTTGCAGCTTTCGTGCCGTCGGCAGATCTGCCAACGGGTATGTGTGTTGCAGGGGCCGCGGCAGGCGAGCTTACCAATTCCGGCGCGCTTGCATCCGGTAAAGATGCGGCGCTTGCTGCCTTGAAAGATTTGGGGATCAAAGCCAAACGGATCGATTTGCCGGAAAGCAAAGACGAAGAATACCAAATATCTCCGCTCTGGCATGTGCCTGGTAAGGGCCGCGCCTGGCTGGATTTTCAGAACGATGTGACGGTCAAGGATGTCAAGCTGGCAGAGCAGGAAGGGTTCCGAAGTGTCGAGCACCTGAAACGCTATACCACGCTGGGTATGGCGACCGATCAGGGCAAGACAGCAAACGTAGGCGCGCTGGCCGTTATGGCCGAGATCACGGGCAAGAGCATACCTGAAACAGGCACCACCATCTTCAGACCGCCGTATTCGCCGGTGTCGATGGGCGCATGGGCAGGACGGTCGGTCGGGAAAGATTTCAAACCCACCCGTCTGACACCCAGCCACCAATGGGCTGAAGAACAGGGCGCTGTGTTTGTCGAAGTTGGCCCGTGGCTGCGTGCGCAATGGTTCCCCCAGCCCGGTGAAACCCATTGGCGTCAATCGGTGGACCGCGAGGTCCTGGCCGTGCGCAGCAGTGTGGGTGTCTGCGACGTCACCACATTGGGTAAGATCGACGTTCAGGGTGCCGATGCTGCCGCGTTCCTGAACAAGGTCTATTGCAACGGTTTTGCCAAGCTGCCGGTGGGCAAAACCCGCTATGGGCTGATGCTGCGAGAAGACGGTCTTGTCATGGATGACGGCACTGCAGCGCGTCTGGCCGAGGATCACTTTGTGGTCACCACAACCACAGCCAACGCGGTGGGCGTCTATCGTCATATGGAATTTGTACATCAATGCCTGTTCCCGGACATGGACGTGCAGCTGATTTCGGCCACCGACGCCTGGGCGCAGTTTGCCGTTGCCGGCCCGAAATCTCGTGAGCTGTTGCAGCAGGTCGTTGATCGAGATTTTGACATCAGCAACGACGCCTTTCCCTTCATGGGGTGCGCCGAAATCACCATTGCAGGCGGCATCCCGGCGCGGTTGTTCCGCATCTCGTTCTCGGGTGAGTTGGCTTTTGAACTTGCGGTGCCCACACGGTACGGCGATGCGTTGATCCGGCACCTGATGGAGCTTGGTCAACCCTTGGGGGTCACCCCATACGGGATGGAAGCGCTGGGTGTGTTGCGGATCGAGAAAGGTCATGTGACAGGGAATGAGCTCAACGGAACTGTCAGCGCTCATAACTTGGGTATGGGCCGTATGGTTTCGACAAAAAAAGACAGTATCGGCGCACCGCTCAGTGCACGAGAGGCCTTGGTTGATCCTGATGGCTTGGCTTTGGTCGGCATCCAACCCGTTGATACCTCAGATACTGTGTTGGCCGGGTCGCATGTCTTTGCGGAAGGCGCGTCGCATCTGCCGCAGAACGATCAGGGCTATGTCACTTCGGCCGGCTATTCGCCACACTTGTCCAGCAGCATCGGCCTTGCGTTTGTCCAGCGCGGCGCCGAACGTCTGGGCGAGACGGTTCAGATCGTGAGCCCGGTGGACAACGTGAACATCCAAGCAACCCTTGTCAGCGCTCACTTCGTTGACCCTGAAGGAGACAGGCTCCGTGCGTGATTTTGTTGCCAAGGCCGCCTTGGGCGGTACCGAACCTCGGAAGGACGTGATTGGAGCGCTGACCTTTCAAGAGCGTGACGACATCGCTTTGGCGTCGATCTCAGCCCGTTTGGGTCAGGAGGAGGCGCTGAAAGCCAAGTTGGCCAGCCTGTGCTCTGTCGCAATCCCCGCGCCTGGATGCAGCGAAAACGGTACAGCCAACAGTTTGCACTGGCTTGGCGCAGATCAATATCTGTGTGAAGAGGCGTTTTCTGGCCCGTTGGTTTTAGCCCGTCGCCTTGCGGATGCACTGGCAGGCATCGCGTCAATCACGGATCAGACGGATGCTTTTGTTCGGATTGATGTGTCCGGACAAGGTGTTGTCGACCTGTTTCAACGCCTTACCGTCCTTGATGTTGAAGAGATGTCGGCGGGCGCGTTCACCCGAACCGCAATTCACCATGTGGGATGCCTGCTGCGCTGCAACCAGGCGGGGGCGGCCTTTTCTGTTTATGCACCGCGCAGCTACGCGATCTCGGTTCACCATGCGTTGACAGAAGTAGCAAAGGGCTTATGAGGCTCGGTCACCAAGCGCCTGAGGCTGTTCGGGTCGTACTTAAGCGCGGCACGGTCCGACAAGGAAAACTCTTCGGGGTGGATACGCTGAATGTGCCATGTACCGTTAACTGACCCGCGGCCAGCATAGGCTGAACAAGACGCGTCCTCCCCGGCGACAGACCGGCCGCTTCAGTCGGTTCCGAACCTCGGTGTGCTCCAATCCCATTTGGTTACGCTAACACTAAGGTGTGTGAATGTGTTGGTCGCTTCGCTCGACGTAAGCGTCGGTTTTTTGAATGACCTGTTCCCACCTCGTTTATAGGGTCCTCCAATCGAAACACGCAAAATCTCTTGCAGCTTTAAGTGCTGGTACGGCGGCTTTTTAGTCTGCCTAAAAGAACCGGAGGCATCGCAAGTGGTGAAAAAAGCGGGAGGAATCCAACGGTACACCATGCCGGGAGACGTGGTGAAATTACCGTAGCTCAAGCCAAAGTGGGCAGAGCCCGTTAATGGTATGGTTGGTGCAACAAAGCGTTTTGCTCTGTGCCCCGCCGCCTCTCAGTTCAGTTTCGCACACCAAAAAAAACGGCATATGCAAGGAGGAGCAAGCAACATGTCGATACCTGAACCCTTTACGGACGTTGAAATAGAAACGGCGAATGCCGGTTTCTATGAGAACTACAGCGTCCCGATTGCCCTGCTCAGCAAGGCGATCATGGTCGGCCTGGTTTTGTGGGCCTTGGTTTTCCCTGCCAATGCAAACAGCACTCTGGGCAGTTTGAATGGAAAGCTGCTTGAAATTTTCAACAGTTTCTACGTTATCATTGTAGGCCTGTTTTTCTTTTTTCTCGCCATCGTCGCAATTATTCCGGCAACGGGGCGTCGGATTATGGGAACGCCGGGTGAAAAGCCCGAGTTTTCAAACTTTTCTTGGTTTTCCATGATGTTTGGCGCAGGTCTGGGCGTGGGGCTTATGGTATTTGCCACGGCCGAACCTCTCGGACTATGGGGGTCGAATCCGGTGGTGGTATCCGGCGCGGTTGAAGGCAACTCGCCCGAAGCTCTGCAATCGGCCTACCGCTTCACTTACCTGCACTATGGCTTCCATGCCTGGGCAATCTACGTCGTGACCGGCTTGTCGCTGGCTTATTACGCTTACACCCGTGATATGCCACTGACTATTCGCTCGGCCCTGACCCCGCTGTTCGGTCGTTTCGTCAACGGCTTTTTCGGTCATGTTGTCGATGTTCTGGGCGTTGTTGCTACGATCCTTGGTGTGTCCGTCACCATTGGATACGGCGTCAGCCAATTCATTGACGGTCTGTATGCCATCACTGGTATGGATTGGATCATGGACCTGAGTGGTGAGGTGCCAACCCCAAGCAAAGTGGGTCTGATCACGGGGCTTGTCGTGATTATGACCTTGTCGATCCTGTCTGCTGTGTCGGGCGTTGGACGTGGCGTCAAATACCTGTCAAACCTGAACCTTGTCCTCTCGGTCATCTTGCTGGGTACGTTCATCGTATTTGGCTCGTTCGTTTTCGCCATGACCACCTATGGGTCGGCAATGGTCGATTACATCCTGCACTTCCTGTCGCTTAGCTTTAACGCTTATGGCCCGCTATCGGCGGAAGCCTTTGCAGCAGCTTTGCCTGCCGAAGCGCAGGCTCACGCAAAAGACCTCATGGGTGGTGCGACCAACGCTTGGGGCAGCTTTGACGGCTTCAAAAGTGGCTTGGAAGGCGCTGCCGCGCAGTTGGACGAAGCAACCCTTGAGGCGGCATACGCTGCAGGTGAACAAGGGCGTCAGTTTGGTTGGCAGGCCGGTTGGACCACGTTCTACTGGGCCTGGTGGATCGCGTTCTCGCCCTTTGTGGGTCTGTTCCTTGCGCGTATCTCCAAAGGCCGGTCCGTGCGTGAGTTTATCTTAGGCTGTGTGTTCGCCCCTGCGCTTGTCTGCTTTGCCTGGATGACTGTTCTGGGTGGCACGGCAATTGACCTTGAATTGGCTGGCGCGGCCGAAGGTGCGATCATCGGTGCATCGAACACCAACAAACTGTTCGTGACGCTGTCTTACATGATCGACGGTGGGCTCCTGTCTATGCTGAACGTGATGTGCGTGATCCTGATCCTGACCTTTCTGGTCACTTCAGCTGACTCAGGCATTTTGGTGATGAACACCATTATGTCTGGTGGCAGCCAGGAAACCGGCGTAAAGCATCGGATAATCTGGGGCGTGATCCTGACTGCAGTGATCGGTGCACTGATCCTGGCAGCCGGTGCTAACAACCCGCTGGACGCATTGCGCAACGCCATGATCATCGGCGCGCTGCCGTTTACCATGGTGATGGGTCTTATGTGCCTTGCATTGGGTAAAGCCCTGTTCCGCGACAGCCAGCGTGACAAACACGGATCAGTGAGCACGCAGGCGGCTGAATAGTCACGCCAGTTTTCTTGAGATTTGTCAGGCCGTCCAAGCGGGCGGCCTGATAGTTTGTAAGAACGAAGGTGATAGGTTTTAAGCCTGGCATGAAAAAAGCCCCGGCAGAACCGGGGCCTTTCGGGTTTAGGTGTAAAGACTTACATGCAGGCTTCAACGGCGCGTTTAGTCATCACAGATACAAGATGCGCGCGATACGTTTTGCTACCATGCAAGTCCGAGATCATGTTGGCTGGATTGATCCTAAGATCCATCAACGCATCCGGGCGGAATTCCTTACCTAAAGCGTCTTCGGCCTCGGACCAACGGAACACGCCATCCTCACTTGCGCCAGTGACGGCCACCCGAACGCTGTCCGAAAAGCGGGCGAGGTAAACGCCGACCAGCGCAAACCGAGACGCAGGTTGCAGGAACTTTTGATAGCTTGCAGCCTGCGGCACAGGGAACCGGATCGAGGTGATGATTTCACCTTCCTCAAGTGCGGTGCTGAACATGCCCTCAAAGAACGCATCCGCCGCGATCTGACGCGTGTTGGTCACAATGGTTGCCGCAGACCCAAGAACCCCGGCCGGATAACAGGCCGCCGGATCGTTGTTGGCCACCGACCCACCGACGGTACCGCGGTTACGCACCGCAGGATCACCGATCTGCCCGGCCAACGCCGCAAGCGCGGGATAAGTCCCCGCGGCCTCGCGCGCCACAGTGGCGTGTGTCGTTGCCCCACCGATCGAGACAGACCCGTCATCTTCAACGCAGACACCCTGCATCTCGGCAATGCCACTCATCGACACCAGCTTGGACGGTGCGGCCAGCCGTTGCTTCAGCGTCGGGATCAGAGT from Ruegeria sp. HKCCD4315 includes the following:
- a CDS encoding BCCT family transporter, giving the protein MSIPEPFTDVEIETANAGFYENYSVPIALLSKAIMVGLVLWALVFPANANSTLGSLNGKLLEIFNSFYVIIVGLFFFFLAIVAIIPATGRRIMGTPGEKPEFSNFSWFSMMFGAGLGVGLMVFATAEPLGLWGSNPVVVSGAVEGNSPEALQSAYRFTYLHYGFHAWAIYVVTGLSLAYYAYTRDMPLTIRSALTPLFGRFVNGFFGHVVDVLGVVATILGVSVTIGYGVSQFIDGLYAITGMDWIMDLSGEVPTPSKVGLITGLVVIMTLSILSAVSGVGRGVKYLSNLNLVLSVILLGTFIVFGSFVFAMTTYGSAMVDYILHFLSLSFNAYGPLSAEAFAAALPAEAQAHAKDLMGGATNAWGSFDGFKSGLEGAAAQLDEATLEAAYAAGEQGRQFGWQAGWTTFYWAWWIAFSPFVGLFLARISKGRSVREFILGCVFAPALVCFAWMTVLGGTAIDLELAGAAEGAIIGASNTNKLFVTLSYMIDGGLLSMLNVMCVILILTFLVTSADSGILVMNTIMSGGSQETGVKHRIIWGVILTAVIGALILAAGANNPLDALRNAMIIGALPFTMVMGLMCLALGKALFRDSQRDKHGSVSTQAAE
- a CDS encoding xanthine dehydrogenase family protein subunit M, with protein sequence MYNFEFEKPSTIADAVAALGAEDAQALGGGQTLIPTLKQRLAAPSKLVSMSGIAEMQGVCVEDDGSVSIGGATTHATVAREAAGTYPALAALAGQIGDPAVRNRGTVGGSVANNDPAACYPAGVLGSAATIVTNTRQIAADAFFEGMFSTALEEGEIITSIRFPVPQAASYQKFLQPASRFALVGVYLARFSDSVRVAVTGASEDGVFRWSEAEDALGKEFRPDALMDLRINPANMISDLHGSKTYRAHLVSVMTKRAVEACM
- a CDS encoding sarcosine oxidase subunit gamma, translating into MRDFVAKAALGGTEPRKDVIGALTFQERDDIALASISARLGQEEALKAKLASLCSVAIPAPGCSENGTANSLHWLGADQYLCEEAFSGPLVLARRLADALAGIASITDQTDAFVRIDVSGQGVVDLFQRLTVLDVEEMSAGAFTRTAIHHVGCLLRCNQAGAAFSVYAPRSYAISVHHALTEVAKGL
- a CDS encoding sarcosine oxidase subunit alpha family protein, with the translated sequence MTQKNRLQGGLVDRSKKLRFTFDGKSYEGYQGDTLASALLANDVRLVGRSFKYHRPRGVLAAGSEEPNALVELRTGNRQEPNTRATTIELFDGLEAKSQNRWPSLAFDAMSINDRLSPFLTAGFYYKTFMWPKAFWEKLYEPMIRKAAGLGSLSQEDDPDIYDKGYLHCDVLVIGAGPSGLIAALTAARSGARVILADEDSQMGGRLLADSDRFEGVSNADWVAQTLGELASMDNVRLLTRTTVFGVYDHGIFGALERVSDHLAVPEAGKPRQILWRVYAKRSVLCAGATERPIAFANNDRPGIMLAGAMREYANRWAVTPGQRVAIFTNNDEGHFAAQDLIRAGVKVVAVIDPRHDVQRIAECELLAGAQVTDAQGRLGLKMITVKLSDGQTRPIEVSGLGVSGGWNPNVQLTCHQRGRPQWSDTLAAFVPSADLPTGMCVAGAAAGELTNSGALASGKDAALAALKDLGIKAKRIDLPESKDEEYQISPLWHVPGKGRAWLDFQNDVTVKDVKLAEQEGFRSVEHLKRYTTLGMATDQGKTANVGALAVMAEITGKSIPETGTTIFRPPYSPVSMGAWAGRSVGKDFKPTRLTPSHQWAEEQGAVFVEVGPWLRAQWFPQPGETHWRQSVDREVLAVRSSVGVCDVTTLGKIDVQGADAAAFLNKVYCNGFAKLPVGKTRYGLMLREDGLVMDDGTAARLAEDHFVVTTTTANAVGVYRHMEFVHQCLFPDMDVQLISATDAWAQFAVAGPKSRELLQQVVDRDFDISNDAFPFMGCAEITIAGGIPARLFRISFSGELAFELAVPTRYGDALIRHLMELGQPLGVTPYGMEALGVLRIEKGHVTGNELNGTVSAHNLGMGRMVSTKKDSIGAPLSAREALVDPDGLALVGIQPVDTSDTVLAGSHVFAEGASHLPQNDQGYVTSAGYSPHLSSSIGLAFVQRGAERLGETVQIVSPVDNVNIQATLVSAHFVDPEGDRLRA